One Archangium violaceum genomic window, AAACCTTCCCAGTACGTCGCTGACTTCGACTCCTCCACGGGCTGCCTCCGGGCGCTCTCGCGCTTCCTACACGGCAAGGACTTCCCCGCGCTGGGCGCCCGGGGGGGAAACGCGCTGCTGCCCCTCGTGCGGCTCGTCAGCGCCCTGCCCCGCCGGCTGCGCGAGGAGGTGTACGCCTGGTCCGGCTGGGCCGAGGCCATCCAGGCACGCCACCTCACCCAGGTGGGCTCGGAGAAGATGGCGCGTTGGACGGTGGACCAGTACCCGAGGCGGCGCTACCCGGCGGTGGCGATCGGCTCCTCGGGAGGCGCGGTGGTGCACCTGTGCGCGGCGCTCGGCATTCCGTGGTTGCCGCAGACCTTCCTCATCCCCGTGCGCGCGCACTTCTCTCCGGACGAGCCCCGGCACGCGCTGCGCTTCGGCGAGGAGAAGGCCCCGCTGCTGCTGGAGGGCAACCCGGACCTGGTGCTTCACCACATGCACGACGCGGCGCAGGACCGGCTGATGCTCGCCCACATGACGTACTTCCGGGTGAAGCGCCTGGGTCTGGGCCGGGCCTTCTCCGAGTTCCTCGAGGACGCACTGGAGCCCGGAGGCACGCTCTTCCTGGTGGAGTGCGAGCGGCGCTGGCCGACGCGGCGGGTGGGGCCGCGCCACGTCTTCCAGCACGGCGCCGTGGGAGGCCTCTCGCCCGAGGAGTACGAGCACGGCGGCGAGGCCGTGGAGGAGTACCTGCGCCGCTACGGCATTCCCAAGCAGCGCTGGGACACGCCCACGCCGGACGGAGACTCGCCCGAGGCGGAGTGGGGCTTCGAGCCCGCGCTGCGCGACGACGTGGAGGAGTTCGCGCGGCGGCGGGGCTACCGGGTGCGGCGCCTCGTCTACACCGAGCCGAGGGACCTGAGCCCGCTGGTAGCGGACCTGTACCGCTGGTGGTACCGGCAGCGACGGATGAGGGTGAGCCGGCTGCTGGTGGAGTCCTTCATGACGATGGAGCCGTGGTGGACGCTGCGCACGGGCTCGGTGCCCTTCTGGATGACCTTCAACGAGGACACGTCCGCGGACGCGCTGGAGGCGTACCTGCGGGACGCGGAGCCCTTCGACTTCATCCACCTGATGCTCTTCCAGCACGGCACGGAGGGCCCAAGGCTGGCATCCATCGAGCGGTGGCGGGAACTGCTGGGGATGGCGCGCCAAGGGGGTGACTTCCTGGGCCTGGACCCGAGAAAGCACCCGAGGGACTTCGCCGCCCTCGTGCGCTACCACACGGACTTGAGGAAGATACCGGCGCGCCATCCCATGCCGGGGCCACTCTCGCTGAGCCAGCTCGAGCGTTTCCTGGAGGAGGCGGGCGACAACTACCGGGTGCGGTGGGAGGAACTGACGCCACCGCGCCGCTCCAGAGCGGGCTCCCTGGACGAGGAGCAGCACGGGTTGGACTCGTGACCGCGAGCTGGAGGCCCCATGGCTTTCCAGCGTCACAACGGGCCCGGGGGGAGAAGACGATACCGCGCTGGCGCGCGAGCAGGGCCATTCCGACGCGGCTCCGCACTCCCAGCTCGCGGCCGAAGGGGGCGGCTTCGAGGAGCGCTACTGGAGTCCCATCAACACCCCCGTCCTCTCTCCCGAGGGCGAGGTGCTCTACCTCCTCCACCGGGTGGAGGACGTGACGGACTTCGTGCGCCTGTCCCGCCGGGGCGAGGATTCGCTGTTCATGCAGGCCCCCACCGCCATCGCCATCTTCCGGGGGCAGGTGGAGGCCGTCATCGCCGTCGCCTCGGACGTGACGGAGTTGGTCCAGGCGCGCCGGCGGATGGAGGCGCTCGCCGCCGAGGAGCGGCTACGCCTGGCCACCGAGGCCATGGGGATGGGGACGTGGGAGATGGACCCCACCACGGGGGCGCTGGAGTGGGACGCACGCATGCGCGCCCTCTTCCTTCTGACGCCGGGCGGGGTCCGGACGGAGAACGGGGCGGCTCCCGCGACGGGCATGGCACCCGAGAAGGCGAACAGCGAAGGGGCCGGAATCCAGTGAGGAAGATCCCCAAGGATTCCGGCCCCTTGGAGATGTACGCCAGGCGGGACTCGAACCCACGACCCTCGGCTTAGAAGGCCGATGCTCTATCCAGCTGAGCTACTGGCGCCCAGTTCACTCCGTTACCGCGGTACTGCTGTATCGGGGCGAGAGGATTCGAACCTCCGACCCCCTGCGCCCAAGGCAGGTGCGCTACCAGGCTGCGCTACGCCCCGATAAAGGCCGACATTGTTGAACCATCTGGAACGGACGTGCAAGGCCAACGTTCCTGACGCCTGCTCACCCTCCGACAGGTGAGCCGCCGGCCAGGGCCAACAGATGGGACTTCATCTTCTGGAAGGCAACGCCCCGGTGCGAGATTCCGGCCTTCTCCTCGGAGGTCAGCTCCGCCATCGACTTGCCCCCCGGCAGGATGAAGACCGGGTCGTAGCCGAAGCCGTGCGAGCCCCGCGGTGCGTGGCCGATGCGACCCTCGCAGCGACCCACCTCGATGAAGGCGCGGCCCTTCCCCGGAAACGCCAGGCAGAGAGCGCACACGAAGGCGGCCGTGCGCTTCTCGTCCGGAACGCCCGACAGCTCTCCGAGCAGCTTCTCGTAGCGATCCTTGTCGCTCCCCTCGGCATAGCGCGCGGAGTAGACGCCGGGACGGCCATCCAGCGCGTCCACGCACAACCCCGAGTCATCCGCCAGGGCCGGCAGCCCCGTGGCCTCGGCGTAGGCGCGAGCCTTGAGCTCGGCGTTCTCCTCGAAGGTGGCTCCATCCTCGACGGGCTCGGGGATGGGGGGCAGGTCGCTCAGGGCGAGCACCTCCACCACGTCTCCCACGAGGCCACGCAGCTCGCGCAGCTTGCCCTTGTTGGTGGTGGCGAAGAGCAGGCGGGGCTTCATGTCAGGAACCTCCCAGCGCCTTCTGCTGGGCCTCGATGAGCTGGCGGATGGCGGCCAGTCCCGCGTCCAGCATGGAATCCAGGGCCTTGCGGTCGAACAGCTGGTGCTCGGCGGTGCCCTGCACCTCGACGATGCGGCCGTCGCCGGTGGCCACCAGGTTCAGGTCCACGTCGGCGGTGGAGTCCTCGTCATAGTCGAGGTCCACCCGCACCTCGCCCTTCACCACGCCCACGGACACGGCGGCCAGCGGGGTCAGCTTCGGCATGCGCGGCATCACCCCGTCCTTGTGCAGCTTGCGCAGGGCGAGCACCAGGGCCACGTAGGCTCCGGTGATGGAGGCGGTACGGGTGCCGCCATCCGCCTGGAGGACGTCGCAGTCCAGCGTGAAGGTGCGCACGCCCAGGCCGGGCAGATCCACCGCGGCGCGCATGGAGCGGCCGATGAGCCGTTGGATTTCGAGCGTGCGCCCGGTCTGCTTGCCCTTGGCGGCCTCGCGCTGCGTGCGGGTGTGCGTGGAGCGCGGCAGCATGCCGTACTCGGCCGTCACCCAGCCGGAGCCCTTGCCCATCAGGTGGGGCGGAACCCTGTCCTCCACCGAGCAGGTGACGAGCACGCGGGTGTGGCCGAACTCCACCTGGGTCGAGCCCTCGGCGTGACGGGTGATACCAGGGGTGAGGGTAACGGGGCGCAGGTCCAGCGCCCCACGATTGAAGGACCGCATGGGAGGCTCCTCGGCAAGGGAATAGGGGCCGCCTCTCTAGCAGACGAAGGGCCCCGCTGTCCGTCCAGAGTGTTGTCCCGTGTCAGGGCGTGGCGGGAGCCGCCACCCTGGCGGGCTTCGGAGCGTCGCGCTTGCGCACCTCGGCCAGGAAGGCGCGCACTCCCTCGGTGATGGCGATGGCGAGCTTCTCCTGGTGCTCGGCCCGGCCCAGGCGAGCCCCTTCTTCCGGATGCGAGATGTACCCCACCTCGATGAGGACGGCGGGAGCCTCCACGCCGTTGAGGACGTAGAAGGGCGCCTGCAACACGCCCCGGTCCGAACCACCCGTGGCGGCGATGAGCTTCTGGTGGATGGCGTACGCCAACCGCGAGGAGTCCTGGTGCGCC contains:
- the rph gene encoding ribonuclease PH, with the protein product MRSFNRGALDLRPVTLTPGITRHAEGSTQVEFGHTRVLVTCSVEDRVPPHLMGKGSGWVTAEYGMLPRSTHTRTQREAAKGKQTGRTLEIQRLIGRSMRAAVDLPGLGVRTFTLDCDVLQADGGTRTASITGAYVALVLALRKLHKDGVMPRMPKLTPLAAVSVGVVKGEVRVDLDYDEDSTADVDLNLVATGDGRIVEVQGTAEHQLFDRKALDSMLDAGLAAIRQLIEAQQKALGGS
- the rdgB gene encoding RdgB/HAM1 family non-canonical purine NTP pyrophosphatase; the protein is MKPRLLFATTNKGKLRELRGLVGDVVEVLALSDLPPIPEPVEDGATFEENAELKARAYAEATGLPALADDSGLCVDALDGRPGVYSARYAEGSDKDRYEKLLGELSGVPDEKRTAAFVCALCLAFPGKGRAFIEVGRCEGRIGHAPRGSHGFGYDPVFILPGGKSMAELTSEEKAGISHRGVAFQKMKSHLLALAGGSPVGG